The Saccharopolyspora gloriosae genome window below encodes:
- a CDS encoding hemerythrin domain-containing protein, giving the protein MTPESESPADVPDFRHSPATGGGTRGLGDFLVEAHDWLRAELTALRDRLDHDATEDLGEQLRAHCRTFCSALTEHHAGEDGGAFPLLAQRFPALATTLTELGEQHREVDRMQAELGELVRAHRPGRSDSEALRDELDRLAAELEEHFRYEERTIVAALNSLGPAPDFG; this is encoded by the coding sequence ATGACTCCCGAGAGCGAATCCCCTGCAGACGTGCCCGATTTCCGGCACTCACCCGCCACCGGCGGTGGGACCCGCGGCCTGGGTGATTTCCTGGTCGAGGCGCACGACTGGCTGCGCGCGGAACTCACCGCGCTGCGCGACCGCCTCGACCACGACGCCACCGAGGACCTGGGGGAGCAGCTGCGCGCGCATTGCCGGACGTTCTGCTCCGCGCTCACCGAGCACCACGCCGGCGAGGACGGCGGCGCTTTTCCCCTGCTGGCGCAGCGGTTTCCCGCACTCGCTACGACGCTCACCGAGCTCGGGGAGCAGCACCGGGAAGTGGACCGGATGCAGGCGGAGCTCGGCGAACTGGTCCGCGCACACCGACCGGGGCGGTCCGACTCGGAGGCGCTGCGCGACGAACTGGACCGGCTGGCGGCGGAGCTGGAAGAGCACTTCCGGTACGAGGAGCGGACGATCGTCGCCGCGCTGAACTCGCTGGGACCGGCCCCGGACTTCGGGTGA
- a CDS encoding NtaA/DmoA family FMN-dependent monooxygenase (This protein belongs to a clade of FMN-dependent monooxygenases, within a broader family of flavin-dependent oxidoreductases, the luciferase-like monooxygenase (LMM) family, some of whose members use coenzyme F420 rather than FMN.) — MSADRKQVILGAYFPGVNHDTVWSDPASGSHIDFASFEHWARTAERGKLDLLFLAEGLRLRTRGDAIFDQDVVGRPDTFTVLASLAAITEDIGLAGTINSTFNEPYELARKFASLDLLSGGRAAWNVVTSFDAPTGENFRRGGFLAPSQRYERAGETLEAVRRLWDSWGSDAVVADRESGRFLRDEHVGDFAVRGNQFDIAGRFSTPRSPQGHPVVLQAGESPAGRDFAAKHSDAIFSRYQQFDEARAFYTDVKARVAKAGRNPDEVKILPSAAVILGDTEAEAHDRHADVRSRQVDPLTSIVLAEMVWNRDLSDVDPDGPVPDLEPTPDAPKWIKGRAPLTQDAHATAEAWRELGRTEGLSLRQVVTKVFDRNVFVGTPGKVAAEIERYVEQEAVDGFILGSHVSPSGLDEVVDRVVPLLQDRGVFRTEYTGTTLRDNLGLEPAERFGEPASA, encoded by the coding sequence ATGAGCGCGGACCGCAAGCAGGTGATCCTGGGCGCCTACTTCCCCGGCGTCAACCACGACACGGTGTGGAGCGACCCGGCCTCGGGCAGCCACATCGACTTCGCGTCCTTCGAGCACTGGGCGCGCACGGCGGAACGCGGCAAGCTGGACCTGCTGTTCCTCGCCGAGGGGCTGCGGCTGCGCACCCGCGGGGACGCGATCTTCGACCAGGACGTGGTGGGGCGGCCCGACACGTTCACCGTGCTGGCCTCGCTGGCGGCGATCACCGAGGACATCGGGCTGGCGGGCACGATCAACTCGACGTTCAACGAGCCCTACGAGCTGGCGCGCAAGTTCGCGTCGCTGGACCTGCTCTCCGGCGGGCGGGCCGCGTGGAACGTGGTGACCAGCTTCGACGCGCCGACCGGGGAGAACTTCCGGCGCGGCGGGTTCCTGGCTCCTTCGCAGCGCTACGAGCGGGCCGGGGAGACGCTGGAGGCGGTCCGCCGGCTGTGGGACTCGTGGGGCTCGGACGCGGTGGTGGCCGACCGGGAGAGCGGGCGGTTCCTGCGCGACGAGCACGTCGGCGACTTCGCCGTGCGGGGCAACCAGTTCGACATCGCGGGCAGGTTCTCCACACCGCGCTCCCCGCAGGGGCATCCGGTCGTGCTCCAGGCCGGTGAATCCCCGGCCGGGCGCGATTTCGCCGCGAAGCACTCGGACGCGATCTTCTCCCGGTACCAGCAGTTCGACGAGGCGCGGGCGTTCTACACCGACGTCAAGGCCCGGGTCGCCAAGGCCGGGCGGAACCCGGACGAGGTGAAGATCCTGCCGTCGGCCGCGGTCATCCTCGGCGACACCGAGGCGGAGGCGCACGACCGGCACGCCGACGTCCGCAGCCGCCAGGTGGACCCGCTGACCTCGATCGTGCTCGCCGAGATGGTGTGGAACCGGGATCTGTCCGATGTGGACCCGGACGGCCCGGTCCCGGACCTCGAGCCCACGCCGGACGCGCCGAAGTGGATCAAGGGGCGGGCACCGCTCACCCAGGACGCGCACGCCACGGCCGAAGCCTGGCGGGAACTCGGCCGCACCGAAGGACTGTCGTTGCGGCAGGTCGTGACGAAGGTCTTCGACCGCAACGTCTTCGTCGGCACTCCGGGCAAGGTGGCCGCCGAGATCGAGCGGTACGTCGAGCAGGAGGCGGTGGACGGGTTCATCCTCGGTTCGCACGTCAGCCCGTCCGGGCTCGACGAAGTCGTGGACCGGGTGGTGCCGCTGCTGCAGGACCGCGGCGTGTTCCGCACCGAGTACACCGGCACGACGCTGCGCGACAACCTCGGCCTGGAGCCCGCCGAGCGCTTCGGCGAACCGGCCTCGGCCTGA
- a CDS encoding LLM class flavin-dependent oxidoreductase yields the protein MSENPLHLAVALDGAGWHPAAWRDPNATPEALFTPGYWTALVQAAERGLLDFATIEDALGLQSDDHLSRTDRRTDRVRGRLDAELIAAFTAPLTSRIGLVPTVTTTHTEPFHIASALATLDHNSLGRAGWRVQTSVRTDEAAHFGRRALPEIRREALGTPEVDAAVADLFEEAADAVEVVRRLWDSWEDGTEIRDAATNRFLDRDKLHHVDFSGRFFSVRGPSIVPRPPQGQPLVVALAHARAAYELAARSADVVFTTPRNAAEVPGIVAEVRAAEQAVGRTGAPLRVLADLVVSVDDDGQEAQDRVRRLDELAEQPLRSDAAVVAGSATELADLVQEWRAASPELDGFRLRPAVLPTDLDAIADGLVPELQRRGAFRSAYDTDSLRERFGLPRPASRYATNEEVAR from the coding sequence ATGTCCGAGAACCCGCTGCACCTGGCCGTCGCGCTCGACGGCGCAGGCTGGCATCCCGCCGCCTGGCGCGATCCGAACGCCACTCCGGAAGCCCTGTTCACCCCCGGTTACTGGACCGCGCTGGTCCAGGCGGCCGAGCGGGGCCTGCTCGACTTCGCCACGATCGAAGACGCGCTGGGCCTGCAGTCCGACGACCACCTCAGTCGCACCGACCGCCGCACCGACCGGGTGCGCGGGCGGCTCGACGCCGAGCTGATCGCCGCCTTCACCGCGCCGCTGACCAGCCGGATCGGCCTGGTTCCGACGGTCACGACCACGCACACCGAGCCGTTCCACATCGCCTCCGCCCTCGCCACCCTGGACCACAACAGCCTGGGCCGGGCCGGGTGGCGGGTGCAGACCTCCGTCCGGACCGACGAGGCCGCGCACTTCGGCCGGCGCGCGCTGCCGGAGATCCGGCGCGAGGCCCTCGGCACTCCGGAGGTGGACGCGGCGGTCGCCGACCTGTTCGAGGAGGCCGCCGACGCCGTCGAGGTGGTGCGGCGGTTGTGGGACAGCTGGGAGGACGGCACCGAGATCCGCGATGCCGCGACGAACCGGTTCCTGGACCGCGACAAGCTGCACCACGTCGACTTCAGCGGGCGCTTCTTCTCGGTCCGCGGGCCGAGCATCGTGCCGCGTCCGCCGCAGGGGCAGCCGCTGGTCGTGGCGCTGGCGCATGCGCGGGCCGCCTACGAGCTCGCCGCCAGGTCGGCGGACGTGGTGTTCACGACGCCGCGCAACGCCGCCGAGGTTCCGGGGATCGTGGCCGAGGTGCGGGCCGCGGAGCAGGCCGTGGGCCGCACGGGCGCGCCGCTGCGCGTGCTGGCCGACCTCGTGGTGTCGGTCGACGACGACGGGCAGGAAGCGCAGGACCGGGTGCGGCGCCTCGACGAGCTCGCCGAGCAGCCGCTGCGTTCGGACGCGGCGGTGGTCGCCGGTTCCGCGACCGAACTCGCCGACCTGGTGCAGGAGTGGCGGGCGGCCTCGCCGGAGCTCGACGGCTTCCGGCTGCGGCCCGCGGTGCTGCCCACCGACCTGGACGCCATCGCCGACGGCCTGGTGCCGGAACTCCAGCGGCGCGGCGCGTTCCGCTCCGCCTACGACACCGACAGCCTGCGCGAGCGGTTCGGGCTGCCCCGCCCGGCCAGCCGGTACGCGACGAACGAGGAGGTGGCCCGATGA
- a CDS encoding putative leader peptide: MRAPVHGPGFRGARRRHVDLQRVSSASCPR, translated from the coding sequence ATGCGGGCACCGGTGCACGGCCCCGGATTCCGCGGTGCCAGGCGGCGCCACGTCGACCTGCAGCGCGTGAGCAGCGCGAGCTGTCCGCGCTGA
- a CDS encoding APC family permease, which produces MNSPAPAAPPPSTSEAPAPEPRLRKDLGFWSLTAIGFSGIMGSGWLFGAQYAAQAAGPASVLSWLVGGGAFTLIALVLIELGASRPVAGGIVRWPFLSNGPLTAAIVGWSVLLATSSATAAEASAITQYASHYLPWLYEDDALTAPGVLLSAALLALVMVLNWFGVRLFARINFALTAIKFSVPVITLVALLISGFSDGNDTVNAGGGFAPYGWSAALSAVATAGIVYTINGFAPTIDLAAEAKDPRRDIPRAVLTAIGLAVLLYLGLQLAFLFAVPESTLAAGGWHGIDFSSPFGELALLLNLGWLAALLYADAVVSPGGALLVGIAGNSRVTYAMARNGVLPQSVTRVHSGSGVPRAALLVNFLLALVLLAPFDGWQDIIGVAGSLFLLNYSVAAVSAAAFRRARPDAVSGWVPGMRWITPLSFVVSAEIIYWSEWEKLSVVLPLAVLAVPLFALVTKQRGAYLGQLRQSAWLITYLVVLFAISALGGFGGAGLIPAPVDTALVAVVALLIFFWGARSGVRHLANSEADSDEREITD; this is translated from the coding sequence ATGAACAGCCCCGCGCCCGCAGCACCCCCACCATCCACATCGGAGGCACCCGCCCCGGAACCACGCCTGCGCAAGGATCTCGGCTTCTGGAGCCTGACCGCGATCGGGTTCAGCGGCATCATGGGCTCCGGCTGGCTGTTCGGCGCGCAGTACGCCGCGCAGGCCGCCGGGCCCGCGTCCGTGCTGTCCTGGCTCGTCGGCGGCGGCGCGTTCACGCTCATCGCGCTGGTGCTCATCGAACTGGGCGCGTCCCGCCCCGTCGCCGGCGGGATCGTGCGGTGGCCGTTCCTGTCCAACGGCCCGCTCACCGCGGCGATCGTCGGGTGGTCGGTGCTGCTGGCCACCAGCAGCGCGACCGCGGCCGAGGCCTCCGCGATCACCCAGTACGCCAGCCACTACCTGCCGTGGCTGTACGAGGACGACGCGCTGACCGCGCCCGGCGTGCTGCTCTCGGCGGCGCTGCTGGCGCTGGTGATGGTGCTGAACTGGTTCGGCGTGCGGCTGTTCGCCCGGATCAACTTCGCGCTCACCGCCATCAAGTTCAGCGTGCCGGTGATCACCCTGGTGGCGCTGCTGATCTCCGGGTTCAGCGACGGCAACGACACCGTGAACGCGGGCGGCGGCTTCGCGCCGTACGGCTGGTCGGCGGCGCTGAGCGCCGTGGCCACCGCCGGGATCGTCTACACCATCAACGGCTTCGCGCCGACGATCGACCTGGCCGCCGAGGCCAAGGACCCGCGCCGGGACATCCCGCGCGCGGTGCTGACCGCGATCGGCCTGGCGGTGCTGCTCTACCTCGGGTTGCAGCTCGCGTTCCTGTTCGCGGTCCCGGAGAGCACGCTGGCCGCGGGCGGCTGGCACGGCATCGACTTCAGCTCCCCGTTCGGCGAGCTCGCTCTGCTGCTGAACCTGGGCTGGCTGGCCGCGCTGCTCTACGCCGACGCCGTGGTCTCGCCCGGAGGCGCGCTGCTGGTGGGCATCGCGGGCAACAGCCGCGTCACCTACGCGATGGCGCGCAACGGAGTGCTGCCGCAGTCGGTCACCCGGGTGCACTCCGGTTCCGGGGTGCCGCGCGCCGCGCTGCTGGTGAACTTCCTGCTGGCGCTGGTGCTGCTGGCGCCGTTCGACGGCTGGCAGGACATCATCGGCGTGGCGGGCAGCCTGTTCCTGCTGAACTACTCGGTGGCGGCGGTGTCCGCGGCGGCGTTCCGCCGGGCTCGCCCCGACGCCGTGTCCGGCTGGGTGCCGGGGATGCGCTGGATCACGCCGCTGAGCTTCGTGGTCTCCGCCGAGATCATCTACTGGTCGGAGTGGGAGAAGCTGAGCGTGGTGCTGCCGCTGGCGGTGCTGGCCGTGCCGCTGTTCGCACTGGTCACCAAGCAGCGCGGGGCCTACCTCGGTCAGCTGCGCCAGAGCGCGTGGCTGATCACCTACCTGGTGGTGCTGTTCGCGATCTCGGCGCTGGGCGGCTTCGGCGGCGCCGGGCTGATTCCGGCTCCGGTGGACACCGCGCTGGTCGCGGTCGTCGCGCTGCTGATCTTCTTCTGGGGAGCCCGTTCCGGCGTCCGGCATCTGGCGAACTCCGAGGCCGACTCCGACGAGCGCGAGATCACCGACTGA
- a CDS encoding class II glutamine amidotransferase encodes MCRLLGVVARRPEPLGELLAEEIPEFVALSREHGDGWGVASWSGTAPAVARDVEAAHRSARFGMVRRTTTDAGLLHIRMASAGSPLTAQNTHPFTGRRMAFAHNGFFSPRDALDELIPADLLATATGDTDSERYFLLLRGLLREHEPAAALALAAERIRLRATAFASLNCLLLTDDALYAYSEQNPDSEVARRRGPEFFRLHYQITEDRVVVGSSGMPRAQRSWTELPERHVLEIRRGDLRVSAHPPLPPVAAAS; translated from the coding sequence ATGTGTCGTTTGCTCGGTGTCGTCGCTCGGCGCCCGGAGCCGCTGGGCGAGCTGCTCGCGGAGGAAATCCCCGAATTCGTCGCGCTCTCCCGCGAGCACGGCGACGGCTGGGGCGTGGCGTCGTGGTCGGGCACCGCCCCGGCGGTGGCGCGCGATGTGGAGGCCGCGCACCGTTCCGCGCGGTTCGGCATGGTCCGGCGCACCACGACCGACGCCGGCCTGCTGCACATCCGGATGGCCAGCGCGGGATCACCGCTGACCGCGCAGAACACGCACCCGTTCACCGGCCGGCGAATGGCCTTCGCGCACAACGGTTTCTTCAGCCCCCGCGACGCGCTGGACGAGCTGATCCCGGCCGATCTGCTGGCGACCGCGACCGGCGACACCGATTCGGAGCGGTACTTCCTGCTGCTGCGCGGCCTGCTGCGGGAGCACGAACCGGCGGCGGCGCTCGCGCTGGCCGCCGAGCGGATCCGCCTGCGCGCCACCGCGTTCGCGAGCCTGAACTGCCTGCTGCTGACCGACGACGCCCTCTACGCATACTCCGAGCAGAACCCGGACTCGGAGGTCGCCCGGCGTCGCGGACCGGAGTTCTTCCGGCTGCACTACCAGATCACCGAGGACCGGGTGGTAGTCGGATCCAGCGGCATGCCGCGCGCGCAGCGGTCGTGGACGGAGCTGCCCGAGCGCCACGTCCTGGAGATCCGGCGCGGCGACCTCCGGGTCTCCGCGCACCCGCCCCTTCCTCCGGTCGCCGCCGCCTCGTAG
- a CDS encoding DUF3887 domain-containing protein, with product MTAALRELAARTEALLASRVLTAPDGGADSIERAVRIQAAADDVVRAVVQQARRDGATWQVVGDALGVSRQAAFQRYGKPTDPRTGEPMNTTPLQGAAELAVAVIDDLAAGKWSHVTEQFDPTMREGLPEEALAAAWAQLVGLSGEFEGHGEPEVARASDVTITNTPLSLEAGDYTARITFRDDRTIAGLHIVEGRTP from the coding sequence TTGACAGCTGCGCTGCGGGAGTTGGCGGCGCGCACGGAGGCGCTGCTCGCGTCGCGCGTCCTGACGGCTCCCGACGGCGGGGCCGACTCGATCGAACGCGCCGTGCGCATCCAGGCGGCCGCCGACGACGTGGTGCGCGCCGTCGTGCAGCAGGCTCGGCGCGACGGAGCCACGTGGCAGGTCGTCGGCGACGCACTGGGCGTGAGCCGGCAAGCGGCGTTCCAGCGCTACGGCAAGCCGACCGATCCGAGAACAGGGGAACCCATGAACACCACGCCACTGCAGGGCGCCGCCGAACTGGCCGTCGCGGTGATCGACGATCTCGCGGCCGGGAAGTGGTCGCACGTCACCGAGCAGTTCGATCCGACCATGCGAGAGGGCCTGCCGGAGGAGGCGCTCGCCGCCGCGTGGGCGCAGCTCGTCGGACTGTCGGGCGAGTTCGAAGGGCACGGCGAACCGGAGGTCGCCAGGGCGAGCGACGTGACGATCACGAACACGCCGCTCTCGCTGGAGGCGGGCGACTACACGGCGCGGATCACCTTCCGCGACGACCGGACCATCGCGGGCCTGCACATCGTCGAGGGGCGGACGCCGTGA
- a CDS encoding CPBP family glutamic-type intramembrane protease, whose protein sequence is MNVEPPAVAEKSAPRGRVSSSDLRAIGAFVALAVVSAWLVALPLWFGDGLADPWFPLVSVAMMTTPAIAALVVVRFVERRQRPAWALGLWPLRPVRRVLGFAALGIVTSIALVLAALPVGALLGVYPADFANFSAFRQVLGEQTGGAELPVPVGALIAVQLAALPLGAFVNLLPALGEELGWRGWLLPKLMPLGPLAAVLISGVIWGAWHAPLILLGYNYPDAPGLLGVAAMVGMCVLVGAVFGWLRLRSGSVWPAALAHGAFNAAGGTYLLFAQAGENVDTTQATILGWSGWIVPLVLVVVLVATGQFAAAKHPSGPPER, encoded by the coding sequence GTGAACGTCGAACCTCCCGCCGTGGCCGAGAAGTCCGCGCCCCGAGGACGGGTGAGCAGCAGCGACCTGCGGGCCATCGGCGCGTTCGTCGCCCTCGCCGTCGTGTCGGCCTGGTTGGTCGCGCTCCCGCTCTGGTTCGGCGACGGGCTCGCCGACCCCTGGTTCCCGCTCGTGTCCGTGGCGATGATGACGACCCCGGCGATCGCCGCGCTCGTCGTCGTGCGCTTCGTGGAACGGCGGCAGCGCCCGGCCTGGGCGCTCGGGTTGTGGCCGTTGCGCCCCGTCCGGAGGGTGCTCGGCTTCGCGGCGCTGGGGATCGTCACGTCCATCGCGCTCGTGCTGGCGGCGCTCCCGGTCGGTGCGCTGCTCGGCGTCTACCCGGCCGACTTCGCGAACTTCTCCGCGTTCCGGCAGGTCCTCGGCGAGCAGACCGGAGGGGCTGAGCTTCCGGTGCCGGTCGGTGCGCTCATCGCCGTCCAGCTCGCCGCGCTCCCCTTGGGAGCGTTCGTCAACCTCCTCCCCGCGCTCGGCGAAGAACTCGGCTGGCGCGGATGGCTGCTGCCGAAGCTGATGCCGCTAGGTCCGCTGGCGGCCGTGCTGATCTCCGGCGTGATCTGGGGCGCTTGGCACGCTCCGCTGATCCTGCTCGGGTACAACTACCCGGACGCGCCGGGCCTGCTCGGCGTGGCCGCGATGGTCGGCATGTGCGTCCTCGTCGGCGCGGTCTTCGGCTGGCTGCGGCTGCGCTCGGGATCGGTGTGGCCCGCCGCCCTCGCGCACGGCGCGTTCAACGCCGCGGGCGGCACCTACCTGCTGTTCGCGCAGGCGGGGGAGAACGTCGACACCACGCAGGCGACGATCCTCGGCTGGAGCGGGTGGATCGTGCCGCTCGTGCTCGTCGTCGTCCTCGTCGCCACCGGGCAGTTCGCCGCCGCGAAGCACCCGTCCGGCCCGCCGGAACGCTGA
- a CDS encoding terpene synthase family protein has protein sequence MQPFQLPEFYVAHPARLNQHLQRARRHTKEWAYEQDMIDVPQQGVPIWDEQDFDSHDYALLCAYTHPDSPGPELDLVTDWYVWVFYFDDHFLELYKRSHDMAAAQEHLDRLTLFMPIDGEITETPRNPVEGGLADLWNRTVPARSEDWRRRFAENTRHLLDESLWELHNINRNRLSNPIEYVEMRRKVGGAPWSANLVEHAVNAEVPAGIAASRPMEVLRDTFSDAVHLRNDLFSYEREVLDEGELSNGVLVFERFLDCTTQEAAEAVNDLLTSRLHQFEHTALTEVPALFEEHQVDPLSRAGVFAYVKGLQDWQSGGHEWHMRSSRYMNGGTRDEPVPANGLSGPTGLGTSAAQIATSVLRTAPQRARSFRHEPYRRVGPVPRQDMHMPFTAKSSPHLERARENVVEWAHRVGILDGVVWNERLIRDFDLALCAAGIHPDAAAEQLDLSTGWLAWGTYGDDFYPVMFGRTGDVAAAKVCTERLPLFMPVEDEPTPAPANALEVSLADLWQRTTASMGVDARRTFRRTIEVMIDSWLWELGNQVQNRIPDPVDYIEMRRRTFGSDLTMSLCRLSHGNAVPPEIYRTRTLRSIENSAADYACLLNDVFSYQKEIEFEGELHNCILVVQNFLDCDKDRAVAVVVDLMNARMSQFQHVVAEELPALFEQFDLDAGAREVLLGYVEELRNWLSGILVWHDGCHRYEESVLRHQPAAAPIVAAAVLGGPTGLGTSAARIATTLSRA, from the coding sequence GTGCAACCGTTCCAGCTGCCCGAGTTCTACGTGGCTCATCCGGCGAGGCTGAACCAGCACCTGCAACGCGCCCGTCGACACACCAAGGAATGGGCCTACGAGCAGGACATGATCGACGTCCCGCAGCAGGGCGTCCCGATCTGGGACGAGCAGGACTTCGACTCGCACGACTACGCGCTGCTGTGCGCCTACACCCACCCGGACTCGCCCGGCCCCGAACTGGACCTGGTGACCGACTGGTACGTGTGGGTCTTCTACTTCGACGACCACTTCCTGGAGCTCTACAAGCGCAGCCACGACATGGCCGCCGCACAGGAGCACCTGGACCGGCTGACGCTGTTCATGCCGATCGACGGCGAGATCACCGAAACCCCGCGCAACCCGGTCGAAGGCGGGCTCGCCGACCTGTGGAACCGCACCGTGCCCGCGCGCTCCGAGGACTGGCGGCGGCGGTTCGCCGAGAACACCCGCCACCTGCTCGACGAGTCGCTGTGGGAACTGCACAACATCAACCGCAACCGGCTGTCCAACCCGATCGAATACGTGGAGATGCGCCGCAAGGTCGGCGGAGCGCCGTGGTCGGCGAACCTGGTGGAGCACGCGGTGAACGCCGAAGTGCCCGCGGGCATCGCCGCGTCCCGGCCGATGGAGGTGCTGCGCGACACCTTCTCCGACGCGGTGCACCTGCGCAACGACCTGTTCTCCTACGAGCGCGAAGTGCTCGACGAAGGTGAGCTCTCCAACGGGGTGCTGGTCTTCGAGCGGTTCCTCGACTGCACCACGCAGGAGGCCGCCGAAGCCGTCAACGACCTGCTGACCTCCCGCCTGCACCAGTTCGAGCACACCGCGCTCACCGAGGTGCCCGCGCTGTTCGAGGAGCACCAGGTGGACCCGCTTTCGCGCGCCGGGGTGTTCGCCTACGTCAAGGGCCTGCAGGACTGGCAGTCCGGCGGGCACGAGTGGCACATGCGGTCCAGCAGGTACATGAACGGCGGGACGCGCGACGAACCCGTGCCCGCGAACGGCTTGAGCGGACCGACGGGCCTGGGCACCTCCGCCGCGCAGATCGCGACGTCGGTGCTGCGCACCGCACCGCAGCGGGCCCGCTCGTTCCGCCACGAGCCGTACCGGCGGGTCGGCCCGGTGCCCCGCCAGGACATGCACATGCCGTTCACCGCGAAGTCCAGCCCGCACCTGGAGCGGGCCCGCGAGAACGTCGTGGAATGGGCGCACCGCGTGGGGATTCTCGACGGTGTCGTCTGGAACGAGCGGCTGATCCGCGACTTCGACTTGGCGCTGTGCGCCGCGGGCATCCACCCGGACGCCGCCGCCGAGCAGCTGGACTTGAGCACGGGCTGGTTGGCGTGGGGCACTTACGGGGACGACTTCTACCCGGTGATGTTCGGCCGCACCGGTGATGTCGCGGCCGCCAAGGTGTGCACGGAACGGCTGCCGCTGTTCATGCCGGTCGAGGACGAGCCGACACCGGCGCCGGCGAACGCGCTGGAGGTGTCGTTGGCCGACCTGTGGCAGCGCACCACCGCGTCGATGGGCGTCGACGCGCGCCGCACCTTCCGCCGCACCATCGAAGTGATGATCGACAGCTGGTTGTGGGAGCTCGGCAACCAGGTGCAGAACCGGATCCCGGACCCGGTGGACTACATCGAGATGCGGCGGCGCACCTTCGGTTCGGACCTGACGATGAGCCTGTGCCGCCTCTCGCACGGCAACGCGGTTCCGCCGGAGATCTACCGGACTCGCACGCTGCGCTCCATCGAGAACTCGGCCGCCGACTACGCCTGCCTGCTCAACGACGTGTTCTCGTACCAGAAGGAGATCGAGTTCGAAGGCGAGCTGCACAACTGCATCCTCGTGGTGCAGAACTTCCTGGACTGCGACAAGGACCGCGCCGTCGCCGTCGTGGTGGACCTGATGAACGCGCGGATGAGCCAGTTCCAGCACGTCGTCGCCGAGGAGCTGCCCGCCCTGTTCGAGCAGTTCGACCTCGACGCCGGTGCCCGCGAGGTGCTGCTCGGCTACGTGGAGGAACTGCGGAACTGGCTCTCCGGCATCCTCGTGTGGCACGACGGCTGCCACCGCTACGAGGAGTCCGTGCTGCGCCACCAGCCCGCGGCGGCTCCGATCGTGGCGGCGGCGGTGCTCGGCGGACCGACCGGCCTGGGCACCTCGGCGGCGCGCATCGCCACGACGCTGAGCCGGGCGTAG